A window of Cohnella herbarum contains these coding sequences:
- a CDS encoding ABC transporter substrate-binding protein codes for MKKIKWGKSIVLVSATSIMLALTACGGNNENNKGAIGTTSPAASEAPKEKVTLRVATAYTPDHPFGPAIDQILTEFTAKYPEVTIEKEFLPVAELDKKLTVDRATNNLPEVFVIFPGASTADYAKENKIIDLTEYLNSHIDWKDGFISGALDSLRFDGFTGIYAAPLGAYSTGFYYNKELFQTAGVEPPKTWDELLAVIDKLKAAGVTPMTIGASESWRAEHLYTALFYKWNGTEKAKQILSRELPYSSPEAIEPFQRMVELVDAGAFDKRYIALNYAGEVADFNNGKAAMRFSGSWAVGESTGPNSPQGFGDKVGFFPFPYFTEKEEHKDSWMGGVSDSFAISTKAEGHQKDMAIELVKTLTSSASSKIIIEKAQDLTAVKAEVDPEKSGKLIAEVSKAMSTGKEFAGDVSAFEPVKAANTKLYDLTQAVLVKGVTPEDAAKQLDAEVAKAQ; via the coding sequence ATGAAAAAAATAAAGTGGGGTAAAAGCATTGTGCTCGTCTCTGCCACGTCCATAATGTTAGCGCTTACAGCATGCGGCGGTAATAACGAAAACAACAAGGGAGCCATCGGCACGACAAGCCCGGCAGCCTCGGAAGCGCCCAAAGAGAAAGTCACGCTTCGCGTGGCGACGGCCTACACGCCTGACCACCCGTTCGGTCCGGCAATCGATCAAATCTTAACGGAGTTCACCGCGAAGTATCCCGAAGTCACGATCGAGAAAGAGTTTCTGCCGGTTGCGGAGCTGGACAAGAAGCTCACGGTCGACCGTGCCACGAATAATCTTCCGGAAGTATTCGTCATCTTCCCGGGAGCAAGCACGGCGGATTATGCCAAGGAGAATAAGATTATCGATCTGACGGAGTACTTGAACAGCCATATCGACTGGAAGGATGGCTTCATCTCGGGAGCGCTCGACAGTCTCAGGTTCGATGGCTTCACCGGAATTTACGCCGCGCCCCTCGGCGCATACAGCACGGGTTTCTATTATAACAAAGAGCTGTTCCAAACCGCTGGCGTTGAACCTCCTAAGACTTGGGATGAACTGCTTGCCGTCATAGACAAGCTTAAGGCGGCCGGCGTAACGCCGATGACAATCGGCGCATCCGAGTCATGGCGCGCCGAGCATCTGTACACGGCGTTGTTCTATAAGTGGAACGGTACAGAGAAAGCGAAGCAGATCTTGAGCCGCGAGCTTCCTTATAGCTCGCCGGAGGCCATCGAGCCGTTCCAACGTATGGTCGAGCTTGTCGATGCGGGGGCATTCGACAAAAGATACATCGCATTAAACTATGCGGGCGAGGTTGCCGATTTCAATAACGGGAAGGCCGCAATGCGCTTCTCCGGCTCATGGGCGGTCGGTGAATCGACAGGTCCGAATTCGCCGCAAGGCTTCGGCGACAAAGTAGGCTTCTTCCCGTTCCCTTACTTCACGGAGAAGGAAGAACATAAGGATTCATGGATGGGAGGCGTGTCCGATTCGTTCGCGATCTCAACCAAAGCCGAAGGGCATCAGAAGGACATGGCGATCGAACTGGTTAAGACGCTGACAAGCTCTGCCTCTTCCAAGATCATTATCGAAAAAGCTCAGGATCTGACTGCCGTGAAGGCGGAAGTCGATCCGGAGAAGAGCGGCAAGCTGATTGCCGAAGTATCGAAGGCGATGAGTACGGGCAAGGAATTCGCGGGAGATGTCTCCGCCTTCGAACCCGTGAAGGCAGCGAACACTAAGCTTTACGATCTGACGCAAGCTGTATTGGTGAAAGGCGTTACGCCGGAGGACGCAGCTAAGCAGTTGGATGCGGAAGTGGCGAAAGCGCAATAA
- a CDS encoding response regulator transcription factor: MKILIVDDEVWMRRGIRSMLAGSVLPVEQIVEAEDGIAALELLNRYRPDIVITDIRMPAMDGLSFIEQAASQVGTAQFIVVSGYSDFKYAQDALRLHAWDYILKPIVREQLIDAIRNAYNAKRRQEHTYTQLKRSEKSTRYLQEAWVIEWLLREDSAIPNPEELFGWNPLTRAAVCVSIRIDYPETADQERVRADKELAAFSIRNYLTDWIPAQLLWVAFEYDGALNILLLAPHNPTDLGQLLSRCMDQIESLARRLKFYTIQTGHGISELYWNALTPAVRQSLLALKRKVFVDNGRPMPASKLEWKDKQLEEYIWVGNVEGIRQYIDGGLRSALRERDDVNELEKMTDYLRVLIEKWTIEWVDEQQEEHSLIRMPEPLLYYRDISSLAEGFSRPFVQLSERYRKNRQSDGKKAVESLMDYIRANYGDDLSLTQMANKVHLNANHLSDVFKKATGTTFVSYVLKVRMEKAGEFLKMNGIQIGQIARLVGYEDERYFSTLFKKTYGMTPSEYRRSHLRHD, encoded by the coding sequence ATGAAGATCCTAATCGTAGATGACGAGGTTTGGATGAGACGCGGCATCCGTTCCATGCTGGCGGGAAGCGTCTTGCCAGTAGAGCAAATCGTAGAGGCGGAGGACGGGATCGCCGCGCTGGAGCTGTTGAACAGGTATCGTCCGGATATCGTGATCACCGATATTCGCATGCCCGCCATGGATGGTCTATCCTTCATCGAGCAGGCCGCAAGCCAGGTTGGTACCGCGCAGTTCATCGTAGTTAGCGGCTACTCGGATTTCAAATATGCGCAAGATGCGCTGCGGCTACATGCGTGGGATTATATTCTGAAGCCGATTGTTCGGGAACAGCTGATCGATGCCATCCGGAATGCGTATAATGCCAAGCGGCGACAGGAGCATACGTACACGCAGTTGAAGAGATCGGAGAAATCGACCCGCTACCTACAGGAAGCATGGGTCATCGAATGGTTGCTACGTGAGGATTCCGCGATTCCTAACCCGGAGGAACTGTTCGGTTGGAATCCTCTGACGCGCGCGGCAGTCTGCGTGTCCATCCGAATCGATTATCCTGAAACTGCCGATCAAGAGAGAGTGCGAGCAGATAAAGAACTAGCAGCGTTCTCGATTCGCAATTATTTGACCGACTGGATACCGGCTCAACTTCTATGGGTTGCCTTCGAATACGACGGGGCGCTGAACATTCTGCTATTGGCACCGCATAACCCGACAGACCTCGGGCAGCTTCTGTCCCGCTGCATGGACCAGATAGAGTCTCTTGCGCGGCGATTGAAATTTTACACCATTCAAACCGGTCACGGCATATCCGAACTTTACTGGAATGCGCTGACTCCTGCCGTTCGGCAGTCGCTGCTTGCCCTGAAGAGGAAAGTATTCGTAGATAACGGTCGGCCGATGCCTGCATCTAAATTGGAATGGAAGGATAAGCAACTAGAGGAGTATATTTGGGTCGGCAACGTTGAAGGTATCAGGCAATACATTGATGGGGGACTGCGCAGCGCGTTAAGAGAACGAGATGACGTGAATGAGTTGGAGAAGATGACGGATTATTTGCGCGTGCTGATTGAGAAATGGACCATTGAGTGGGTAGACGAGCAGCAGGAAGAGCACTCTCTCATCAGGATGCCGGAGCCGCTGTTATATTATCGGGATATTTCCTCGTTAGCGGAGGGCTTCTCAAGGCCATTCGTGCAATTAAGCGAGAGGTATCGGAAGAACCGTCAATCAGATGGCAAGAAAGCGGTAGAAAGCCTGATGGATTACATACGTGCGAATTACGGCGATGACTTGTCGCTTACCCAGATGGCCAATAAGGTTCATCTGAACGCGAATCATCTAAGCGATGTGTTCAAGAAGGCAACAGGCACAACGTTCGTGTCTTACGTCCTCAAGGTACGAATGGAAAAAGCGGGTGAATTTCTTAAGATGAACGGTATCCAGATCGGACAAATCGCCCGGCTAGTGGGATACGAGGATGAGCGGTACTTCAGCACGTTGTTCAAAAAAACGTATGGCATGACCCCTTCTGAATATCGCAGATCACACCTGCGTCACGATTAG